ttcattgggtcggaaatggatatttcgatgtgctgcaaagggaatgacaaaatgaatatagcctcatccttcggtggtgggtataaaaaatgcataaagatGTATAAGAAGcaatcatcaaaaaattaatgcaTTTGAAAGCAACCGCATTACTTGCTGTTGTTGAATGAAGACAAATCAAAAGCAATGAAAATATGAATGGGTTATATCTGTTCTCTGGTTTGGGAGTTATATTTTTGGAAAGTCTTGACAATAACTATCGAAAAATACGCTTTATTTAGATTTATAAGCGCAAATCAGGtaattatgacagctatatcacaatcTGGAACAATTTCTATGAACAGCATTAAAAGTAAAATCAAAATTCATAGAGAACTCTACAAGCCAAATTTAATGAAGATCTAAAAGTGACCTTCTTACTTTCATGTTAGTAAATGTCTACCAATTTCAtctctggaccaaattgaagtctGTGCTTTTTGTCTAAATGAAGCGATGAAACCGGTTTCGATTAAAAATAACATAGACAGAACGGAGGACATAGGTAAATTGACTCAAAATGTGATTCAGAGTCAATATCTATGCTTATGAATATCATCTCCTTTCAAATGACACAAAGTTTAAAATCCACTACAGTGGAAATGAACATGAACATTTATCAAatagcccataaaatctttaaagGCTTTGCAAAACAGCCCATTTTATTCGATGTTGTATTAACAAtcgaatatttttcattttaggtCTCTTCTTATAATAAGAGCAAGTCATTTATCATACCACCAGACAGACACCATAATCAATCTATCGTACCTATATACATATCCACCCTCCTACACTGGTGGTTTGAATCAAGTATTACGTATGCGAGTAAAAAGCATAATCGTCTATTGAACACTTCAACTTGTGTTCCATGCGAATAACTTATCAATTATCAACAAACATTGAATGTTCTTATCTTATCCGtttgatatttaaaaatttatttgtgtgcATAAACAATGTGCCCTTTTCAACGACGAAAATAAAAAACTAGCTTTCTACTAATATTCAGATTAGTTTAGTCTCTTGCGTTGCGTTGTGTATCGATTACGGTTGGAAGTTTAGCCAAAAAAACAGAAAGGAAAATGCCCAATATACGTCCCCTGCCAGAGGCCCTGCAGCAAGTAGCCTGTGAGGAATTAAATGAAGTGCCCGAACGCATTGAACAGGACTTAAAAGATTTTCGAGAATGGATTCAAAAGCAGACCCATTTGAGAGCTCGCACCGACGATCAGTTTCTCATAAGTTTTTTGCGGGGCTGTAAGTACAGCATGGAAAAGGCCAAATCGAAAATTGACAAATACTATACGCTGAGAACAAAATATcccgatttttataccatacaaAATGTTGATGATCCCAAAATGATTGAACTCTTTAATTTGGGGTAAGTTCATGGCCACCAATCTATAAATAAGATTATATCACATCAACATGAATGTTTGCTCCCAGAATTGGTATTAATCTGCCCACACCACTGAATGAAACCGGTCCTCGTATAATGTACATAAGAACAGGATTATATCCCACCGATAAATTTACCTTTGCCGATGTCATGTGCTTGGCCAATGGCACCCAGGAAATCACCATACTCAACGATGACTACACCGTGGTCAATggatatgtgcaaattttagaTATGGCCAATTTCACCACCGCCCATATGCTGCAGATGACTCCCACGGTGATCAAAAAGATGTCAACTTTTGCCGAAGATGCCACACCCTTACGTCAGAGGGCGGTACATGTCATCAATGCTCCGGCAGCTTTGGACAAACTTTTCAATATGGCCAAATCATTTATGCCGCTCAAACAACAGCAAAGGGTAAATATGGTGATTtgggaagaaaaaaaatttgaattactaACTCTTCCTTTTGTTCTTCTTGATTAGCTACAAATGCATGGCAGCAATTGGCAATCAACTTTGTTCGAACACATTCCCCAAAAATATCTGCCCAAAGAGTTGGGTGGAGAAAATGGCTCTCTGGAagaaatcaaacaaaacaattggaaaatatttcaagAGCATCGCGATTTCTTTATCGAAGGTCTAAAATATGGAGTAGATGAAAAATTGAGAATTGGTTCAGTACCTGATTATGATCAAATATTCGGAGTTGAAGGTTCATTCCGTAAATTGCAAGTTGATTAAGAAGAAGATTAAGAACTTAAAAAGAGTGTGAATTATAAATTGTACTTAAAAACCCATGAATTATCAAAAGAGATGAATTTAAAGATTTATGAACGACTTTCAGATTGTTTTCAATAAACAgtttcgaaatattaatctttgAGTGTATAAAATACATGTATATAGACTTCatcaggtccgtccgtctgtcagttccTGTATATTCCTacattttgtaaatatatttcaTACTAATGTAGGTCGCTTGAGATTTTTAATGAACCAAATCCGTCAATAGCcagatataattcccatataaatgAATCTACCGATCagacttcttgatccctggAGGAAGCAGTTCATCAGATTTAGTTGAAAATTTGGATGATGAATTTTAAAATCCAGCTTTCTCGATAAATCaattaatatggaagctatatcaggtaattggatagaggctcaagaattcaaatcgtgagatcggttcatatgaaagctatatcaggctatagtaTCGATTAGAGCAATAGTTGTCATAGAGGTTGCAAGTCAAAGTTttggtgcaatatttcatccaaatcgaaaaagatttgcgtcctttaggggctcaagaagtcagatcggcggatctgtatatatgaaagctatatgatTTAGTttcatatagctttcatatatacagATCCGCCGATGGACTGATTTGGTTATCTACAATTCCAATGATTGAACTTTAGAGATAATCCTTTCGTCGCCCACACCTTTCGTAACTGGAACGACTTTCAgcgaatgttttgttatgataaaaattgtggcttccaagggctctagacgtcaaatcgaaagatcggtttatatggaagctatatcaggttttagaccgattcgtaccgcattttaaataattgttggaaatcataataaaacacttcaaggaaaattttagccaaatcggatgaaaattgaggcttccaggggctcaataagtcaaatcgggagatcggtttatatgagagctatatccaaatctgaaccgatatggcccgtttgcaatcttcaacgacctacatcaatattaaatatctgtgcaatattttcagcagctatcttgatttcgacagacggacaaatggacacaggtacatggctagatcgactcagaatgtcgagacgatccagaatttatgtactttacggggtcgcagatcaatatttcgaggtgttacaaatggaatgactagattagcataaccccatcctacggtggtggctataaaaacagGTAAGAGAAGAACTagtctttataataccctgcaaaATTGTGTCTACCAACTATTGTACTTTGAGTAAATACGAAATCATTATTAATGGACGATTTGCATGAAAGCTATGTCTCAATCTCTTCAGGTTTTGATTTAGCGTGTCTATTAGGATTTCCATACATATTGAGACCAGTGTTAGCGCTTAACAAAATTATTTCccaccaaaatttaagaaaaatcataTCAAACCTGACCAAAACATACCAAATgatctacaagccaaaaatgcggttatatttttatgccagatCTGAGCATatttgtatgtagctgccatattgccctgttttccgattaaaggcagtgaacgcacaaaagcctcattaacactcgtaccagttacagtcaatatccAATCCAACGGCAGCCGGTTttacgtaccgaattgacccgatagagtccttcatcggcaagggctgccctcTCTGTGTACATGTTCAtccttttcttttattataGGAAAGAAGTGCGTTCTCCACGCGCCTGAAAACAACCCTTGCCAGCGCTCCCTCCCCTTCCCTCTCCGTTTGCAGAGAGGGAGTGAGACCAGCAAGCTCAACTTCCTTTCAACTCTTGGATACTTCCTACTTAGCCTACTCCAATTGAGCCCCTTCTCTCTCTGTGTAAGGTCTTTTGCCCGGACCCTTCGATGCCAAATCGCTGGATAGCTTCCTGGAGGGTATACGTTTTCCTCGATTCGACGGATGCTAAGGTTTTCACAAATATAGAGTGAGATTCCAGTTTACATTCTAATTCGGCAACGGTAAAACTGTCAGTCAAAAGACTGCTTTAAGACTGGTGAACATCCCATCCCCAAAGATCTAAGGCGAACAACAGTATCATGGGTCCAAGAAACTTTGCTAATATCGCTTAGCATACTTTGGCGTTGTACGTTATTAACATGGGAGAAGAGAGGGCTGCATGCCTCGAACATGTGAAGTTTGATAGATGATGAACTGTTATCGGTATACTCTGACGGCTTTACGAAATTCTCAGGACCTCCTCTGGAATATGATGATGCAAGCTGGTATAGGCGACGATTTGGACAAATATCTTTCTGATAAAAATATCTTTCAACTACCGagtggaagattggtagattgcaTGGGAGATTGGTATCATGCAAAAGACAAATGTGTACTAGCACACATGGCTATTGAAATTAATCACTTGTTAAGCTGATATCTCactatatgtttttatacccaccaccgtaggatagggggtatattcatttagtcattccgtttgcaacacatcgaaatatcaatttccgaccctacaaaatatatatatttcggatcgtcgtaaaattctaagacgatttaacgatgtccgtgtgtctatccgtctgtccgtccgtctgttgtaatcactctacaggcttcaaaaatttagatattgagatgaaatttggcacgaatacctctttttgatgcacgctgattaagttcttgaacgggccaaatcggaccatatttagatatagctgctatatagaccgattttcagataaagggtctaatgcctataaaaacttaatttttcagccgatttcgctgaaattttaaacagtcagtagttttaggccccataacatctgacccaaatatggttcatatcggactatatttagatatagctgtcatatagactgatctgccgataaagggtctgaagccctttcaccgatttcgctgaaatttggaacagtgagtagtttcaggcctcttaacttcgaacctaaatattgttcagatcagactatatttagttatagctgccatatagaccgatctcccgataaagggtctgaagcccataaaagctttatttattcccaaatttagctgaaattttaaacagtaggttattttcagcctcccgacatctgaaagaattgagaaggaggtcagtatagcatttggtatcataacatgacacataggactacgaactcacttaggtaaaatcggtgcggcaagtgatagcatgtgtagggcaagtGGGAAAGATGTTGAGACGTTGGGACATTTCcttcgtcattgcccggctttcgcgtctaacagataccggcacttaggtgaagacacaataccagacatgaaccaacttaggggagtggtattgaaaacaattaagaattttgtaagtagcacggaattcgtgACTAAGACATTCTTCTTCGAGACTACTTTTAGTacttaaagcgcacaacaagccgattactggcttaggcggattaatatcagcaccctgtttccaacctaacctaacctttctcTCTAAAATCCTAAATTTTTGGGTTGAAACTTAAAACACTTTGGAGTACATTTTCTAATTAAGTTTGTATTAACATAAGCAAATAAGGCATCAAAAGCGTAACCATtatgtaattaaaaaattatcgatgtttgatagaaaaattaaaagacACATTAGAGCTAAAGAAAGTGTGGCACTCCTATAATTAATAACGCCACTTGTGACTTGGCCATTACTTCAAACAACTACTTGGTACAATATAATTATTCAACTGACACGAGTTGGTTAGACCCAGTTTGAAGGAGAGGTAAGGGAGTTAAGCAATTAACAATATTATTGTCTGTGGAAgagaaaggtgtaaaagtggtcacgtATGCTGTTGACGTGGCTActgtggttaggggaaagtttcccaacactcATAGAGATGTACTTTAcgaagctctacgtgcgacagcgaagtggaccgatcatcgcccagcccaaacggctaaagctagaatcatgaaattttgcacgaatgttggtcttgagTCAAAGGCATGGGATAAGGAAAGATTTGGTGACATtcatacatttaggtactaaaaagtaccgaGATTACGAAATGGTGACTTTTTACCCAGCGTGAacgtaccaaaaagtacgaaatggtgaatTTTTACCTAGCGGAACGGAtagggctagaattatgattttggattcaaattaaagagcatcTTGAAGAAAACAAGATTTGGTGACAAGTCAAAGAaaaagtacgtttagtaccgcaattggtactttttggtaattTCTTTGTTAATTGGGTGGCTATAagtatttttggaaatttgtacacttccaaaaatgtacaaaatggttGATATCTTTTCAGGGCTAATGTAtagagctaaaattttgaaattttgtttaaaagacATCTGCTGCACAATAATGAGAGTGAAAtgaaaaaatagtactggtaactgcagaaaacgtacgtttaataTCGCAATTGGAACTATTTGGAACTTtctttgttaattgagctagaactctgaattttggaaattaggtacaccatggcaacctaaattgggtgactataagagtttttggaaatttgtacatataGGTaccaaaaaaaagtaccaaaaatttacaattagtactttctttgttaacagagctagagctctgaaattggaacttaggtacaccaTGACAACCtaaattgggtgactataaaagtttttggaaaaagtaccaacaatgtataaaatgGGTGAAATTTCTACATGGCGGATGGATAGAACtagaaattgaaatttgacttaaaagacatctgctgttaaataatgaaaatgaatttaaaaagaaaaaaatgataACGGGAGAAAACAaacatttagtaccgcaattagtaccatttagtaccatttgctactttctttgcagatggagctagagatgtgaaatttggcatgaaggtacaagaaggaaatataatatgggtgactaaatgaaatgaaaaaatagaaaacgtacgtttaataTCGCAattggaaatattgggttgcccaaaaagtaattgcggatttttcatatagtcggcgtagaaaaattttttcacagcttgtgactctgtaattgcattctttcttctgtcagttatcagctgctacttttagcttgctttagaaaaaaagtgtaaaaaagtatatttgattaaagttcattctaagttttattaaaaatgcatttgctttactttaaaaaatccgcaattactttttgggcaacccaatatttggtactttctttgttaattgagctagagctctgaattttggaacttcgGTACACCATGgcaacctaaattggaagactataagagtttttggaaatttgtacatataggtactaaaaaaagtaccaaaatatacaattggtacattttggtaccaaaaagtacgaaatagcttatgtTGGTCTAGAACAGCTAGAACAAAGCAGTTTTGCAAACAATatcgcagtcttgacaaaaatgcAACATATGGAAGAAAACTTACTAATTGTGGTGCAATTGGTACCTTGAAAGTCAATATTAGGCgactagaagttttttttttttcgtacatttaggtactcaaatgcacaaaatggtactttcattacgaagtgagctaaagctctcaaaattgagaTTCGCGTACATCTTAACAGTAAAAATTGGGCAagtagaagatttttttgtaattcGTGCATTTAGGAACTAAAACTTACAAAATTGTAATAGCACAGAGTGATCTTAAGCTCTCAAAAATTGTATACAGCTACACCTTAACGATAAATTCTGGAcgaccagaagatttttttttcaaaatcgaatatttaggtactaaaacatacaaaatggcacTTTccttacgaattgagctaaattGCTCAAAATTGGTATTCATTtatatcttatatattgggcgacttatCCGATGTATTGTCATTCTTGGTAGTTTTTGGTACTTTCCTTACGAAAGGGGACCGATTCCTGAAGTTTTATatgcaattattacaaaacttcataatcttataaactggGTGACTACCTAAGTTTTaggaagtcctacactaaaatGGGGGTACCAAAAACGGGGTAGCGAAGGCACCATCGGGATATAGCTCCTACGGTCcaaagaagcttaaatttttggttgatttggtagaaattttttacataagaACACATGTGCTCTTCAACTAAGTTCAATGGTACAcaattttagtagaatccatggtagtgtgttactaagattcggcctggctgaactaagcacgttttcacttgtttttcaaaattgagaTTTGTTTGTTGCTTATTTCGTAGCACAAGAAAACCCACATCAACTCGGCATTCAAAGCAGTCACTTTTTCTACATCTTGTTACAAATAATGCTGAAACTTGCAATActctttttttaaacaaaatctaCTTGCTATCAGATATTGGAATCACGGACTTTATACAAACACTGGCTTCCAATAACATTATAATAACTTCCCTGTCTGATGCGTCACTATAATGGTAATGTCTGCAATTACAGCGGATTATTTAAGATGCTGTGCCTAACTTAAATGTAGGAAACCTTTGCCAACGAATAGCTGATCGTAAAAGCAatcaaatactaatcggtaacAAGGTGAGAAGCATGGCTCAAATAAAACCGCTGCCCGAAGCATTGCAAAAGAATGCCAACGAAGAATTGGGAGAAGTTCCAGAGAGGATCCCTCAGGATTTAGCAGCCTTCAAGGCATGGATTATACAGCAACCACATTTAAGAGCTCGTACCGATGATCAATTTCTGATACAATTTCTCAGAGGCTGCAAGTATAGCCTGGAGAAGGCGAAGCGTAAAATCGATTTGTTTTATGCCTATAAGACTAAGTATCCCGAATTATTTGTTGTTAGTGATGTCGACAGTGCGCAATTTCGGAAACTTCACAGCACGGGGTgcgtaaaaacaatttttttggctaattttatttgcattttttattgaCTCTTCTTTGCAGCTTTTATGCACTTTTGCCTAAGCCCCTACATGAAAATGGTGCCCGCATTGCAGTTGTTCGGTTAAATTTCTCTTCACAAGAATTCAATACCATCGAAGCGATGCGATATTGCGAAGCCATGCTGGAAATGATGCTGATGAATGACCCCTACGCCTGTATTAATGGTTTAGTAGCTGTAATGGATTTATCTGCAGCCACGACTACCCATCTTATGCAAGTCTCTATTAATGTGGCCAAACAATTTGGCGATTTCTACGAGAAAGCATTACCTATACGCCTTAAGAcattgattttcataaatattagcAAGCATGTACATCATATTCTCAAAATGTTGTTGCCATGCTTGCcggaaaaattaaaaagcaGAGTAAGTAAAATCTTAGAAAACAATAGGACCTATAAGACcctgcatatacatatattccaGATTGTTATATGTGATACAAATTTTGAGAATTTGGAGAAAAGCCTACCTAGACAATACTTGCCTATAGAAAATGGTGGTGAAAATGG
The genomic region above belongs to Stomoxys calcitrans chromosome 5, idStoCalc2.1, whole genome shotgun sequence and contains:
- the LOC106085608 gene encoding retinol-binding protein pinta, encoding MAQIKPLPEALQKNANEELGEVPERIPQDLAAFKAWIIQQPHLRARTDDQFLIQFLRGCKYSLEKAKRKIDLFYAYKTKYPELFVVSDVDSAQFRKLHSTGFYALLPKPLHENGARIAVVRLNFSSQEFNTIEAMRYCEAMLEMMLMNDPYACINGLVAVMDLSAATTTHLMQVSINVAKQFGDFYEKALPIRLKTLIFINISKHVHHILKMLLPCLPEKLKSRIVICDTNFENLEKSLPRQYLPIENGGENGSIDQWHIENGKLWDENRDFFKENVQYGTDEHLRIGKNPYFNDDLGIEGTFRKLDVD